The following proteins are co-located in the Planococcus plakortidis genome:
- a CDS encoding NADH-dependent flavin oxidoreductase, whose translation MNPQYKPLFEEITLPNGVVLSDRLGVAPMTTYSGNPDGTVSDAELSYYQRRAGLGSLFVSACIAVSENGIAFPNQFVAFKDDVMPRLKQLASEMKSQGSKAILQMQHGGRQGQPDLIQAGETVAPSAIAESADKPTPRALTGEEITDIIRDFGETTRRAIEAGFDGVEIHGANTYLIQQFVSATYNQREDEWGGSLENRLKFGVAVLDEVKQVAAKHADDSFIIGYRLSPEENNADSVGYTIEETKQLVELLIEGGIHYIHVSLMEFKKAPRGMEDGDSIVQILSKQINGRVAFVVVGGVTQPEHAVAALEEGADIVVMGRQALVDPEWTEKVKQGNEADINETIPQELVGKLDIPEMMWNAITSYGMVKVDAKV comes from the coding sequence ATGAATCCGCAATACAAGCCATTATTCGAAGAAATCACCTTGCCGAACGGCGTTGTCCTGTCTGACCGTTTAGGCGTCGCGCCGATGACGACATATTCAGGAAATCCGGACGGCACTGTCTCGGATGCAGAACTTTCGTATTACCAGCGCCGCGCAGGTCTCGGCAGCCTGTTCGTCTCCGCCTGCATCGCCGTTTCAGAAAACGGCATCGCCTTCCCGAACCAATTTGTCGCATTCAAAGACGACGTTATGCCGCGCTTGAAGCAGCTCGCGTCGGAAATGAAATCACAAGGCAGCAAAGCCATCCTGCAAATGCAGCACGGCGGTCGCCAAGGCCAGCCGGACTTAATCCAAGCGGGTGAAACGGTCGCACCAAGCGCCATCGCGGAATCTGCGGACAAGCCGACACCGCGCGCGTTGACGGGAGAAGAAATCACGGACATCATCCGCGATTTCGGTGAAACGACGCGCCGCGCGATCGAAGCCGGATTTGACGGTGTGGAAATCCACGGCGCCAACACATATTTAATCCAGCAATTCGTCTCAGCCACTTATAATCAGCGTGAAGACGAGTGGGGCGGCAGCTTAGAGAACCGCTTGAAGTTCGGTGTCGCGGTATTGGACGAAGTGAAACAAGTCGCTGCGAAACATGCAGACGACAGCTTCATCATCGGCTACCGTTTGTCACCGGAGGAAAACAATGCCGATTCGGTCGGCTATACGATTGAAGAAACGAAACAATTGGTCGAATTGTTGATCGAAGGCGGCATCCATTATATCCACGTATCGCTTATGGAATTCAAAAAAGCGCCGCGCGGCATGGAAGACGGGGACAGCATCGTCCAAATTCTGTCGAAACAAATCAACGGCCGCGTCGCATTTGTCGTAGTCGGCGGCGTCACGCAGCCTGAACATGCGGTAGCCGCACTTGAAGAAGGCGCGGACATCGTCGTCATGGGCCGTCAAGCACTGGTCGATCCGGAATGGACCGAGAAAGTGAAGCAAGGAAATGAAGCAGACATCAACGAAACGATCCCGCAAGAACTGGTCGGCAAACTCGACATCCCGGAAATGATGTGGAACGCCATCACTTCTTACGGCATGGTCAAAGTTGACGCGAAAGTATAA
- the nadB gene encoding L-aspartate oxidase, with the protein MFDVCIIGGGVAGLMLARSLPDSYSIAVVTKEHAGTGNTSLAQGGIAASLSFDDRPESHATDTLLASANHADAERVEILATEGSAIMKHLMAQGLPFDTDEFGMPKLGMEGAHSMRRIVHTGGDQTGKLLMRYLMEETSGKITRFAFHQALELRMESSRCTGVLVSDLSGKRSVVQARHVVLATGGIGQLYSETSNSSVATGDGLSLAYHAGAVLEDLEFVQFHPTILTLEGKSRGLISEAVRGEGALLVNGDGKRIMEGIHPFIELAPRDIVARAIERHWQAEGPVFLDARQLADFNQRFPSIYKNCRNHAVDPTEELLPVRPGAHFHMGGVRTDSYGRTSVPGLYAVGEVASTGVHGANRLASNSLLEGLVFAKRLAQWIGEEPGHRKEAGLVESDAPSPFASFEKVEEGKLRQEMTEVAGILREPRALKRFLAEHPLKTYRIQDYPDDLIALIHRQTARSLIASAALLREESRGGHYRIDAPEPKAEWSGQVIGLSTSGVHLSMRKTELKEIML; encoded by the coding sequence TTGTTCGATGTTTGCATCATCGGGGGAGGCGTCGCTGGGCTTATGCTCGCGCGCTCGCTCCCTGATTCTTATTCCATCGCTGTCGTCACGAAAGAACATGCCGGGACGGGAAATACGAGCCTCGCACAAGGCGGAATCGCCGCGAGCTTGAGTTTCGATGACCGGCCGGAATCCCATGCCACGGACACTTTGCTCGCATCGGCAAATCATGCAGATGCCGAGCGCGTCGAAATTCTGGCCACTGAAGGTTCTGCCATCATGAAGCATCTAATGGCGCAAGGATTGCCTTTCGATACCGATGAGTTCGGAATGCCGAAGCTTGGGATGGAAGGCGCCCACAGCATGCGCCGGATTGTGCATACAGGGGGTGACCAGACCGGCAAGCTGCTCATGCGGTATCTAATGGAGGAAACGTCCGGAAAAATCACGCGTTTCGCTTTTCATCAAGCATTGGAATTAAGGATGGAGAGCAGCCGCTGCACCGGCGTGCTCGTTTCGGATCTGTCTGGAAAACGTTCGGTCGTTCAAGCACGCCACGTCGTCCTCGCGACAGGCGGCATCGGCCAATTGTACAGCGAAACTTCCAATTCATCCGTTGCGACAGGCGACGGGTTATCGTTGGCATATCACGCAGGCGCCGTACTAGAAGATCTCGAGTTCGTCCAATTCCATCCAACCATCCTGACGCTCGAAGGCAAGTCGCGCGGGCTTATTTCGGAAGCGGTGCGCGGGGAAGGTGCTTTATTGGTAAATGGAGACGGCAAGCGCATCATGGAAGGCATCCACCCGTTCATAGAACTTGCGCCGCGTGATATTGTGGCGAGGGCGATTGAGCGGCATTGGCAAGCCGAAGGGCCGGTCTTTCTCGATGCCAGGCAATTGGCTGATTTCAACCAGCGTTTTCCGTCGATTTATAAAAACTGCCGGAATCACGCAGTCGACCCTACAGAAGAGTTGTTGCCGGTCCGGCCAGGTGCCCATTTCCATATGGGTGGCGTGAGGACGGATAGTTACGGTCGGACGTCGGTTCCGGGGCTGTATGCCGTCGGGGAAGTTGCATCGACCGGCGTCCACGGCGCCAACCGCCTGGCGAGCAATTCCTTGTTGGAAGGGCTGGTATTTGCCAAGCGTCTTGCACAGTGGATTGGCGAAGAGCCCGGGCATAGAAAAGAGGCTGGCTTAGTGGAAAGTGATGCGCCCTCGCCTTTTGCATCTTTCGAGAAGGTTGAAGAAGGCAAGCTGCGACAGGAAATGACGGAAGTGGCTGGGATCCTGAGAGAACCGCGAGCCTTGAAGAGATTCCTCGCGGAGCATCCTTTAAAGACATATAGGATCCAGGATTATCCGGATGATCTCATTGCCCTTATCCATCGCCAAACCGCAAGGAGTCTTATCGCATCCGCTGCGTTATTGCGGGAAGAGAGCAGGGGCGGCCATTACCGGATCGATGCACCTGAACCGAAAGCCGAGTGGTCCGGGCAAGTCATCGGGCTCTCGACTAGCGGCGTTCATCTGTCCATGCGAAAAACTGAACTCAAGGAGATTATGCTATGA
- a CDS encoding ATP-binding cassette domain-containing protein, producing MMAASVQLNHVTLKFKKFEALEDVTLTLEAGKIHGLIGRNGAGKTSLLSLIAAFREPTAGEVLVDGSPVFENPEKMEQVAFIYDKDYKEETEKVKKLVEGAAYYRPNFDQEFADQLLKRFKLPLNKPVNKLSKGMQSAMNVVIGLASRAPLTIFDEAYLGMDAPAREIFYKELLNDQAEHPRTFILSTHLVSEMDYLFDHVVIIDQGKLLLNEPYETVSAHGASITGSAEQVEAFTSDMKRLNEQQLGGTKSVMVYGELDDAKRQEARALGLEIGPVSLQDLFIHLTEEAI from the coding sequence ATGATGGCAGCCTCAGTCCAGCTCAATCACGTAACATTGAAATTCAAAAAATTTGAAGCCTTGGAAGATGTAACACTGACATTGGAAGCAGGCAAAATCCATGGCCTCATCGGCCGAAACGGCGCCGGCAAGACCTCCTTGTTGTCGTTGATCGCCGCTTTCCGTGAACCGACGGCTGGCGAAGTGCTTGTCGACGGCTCCCCGGTGTTCGAAAATCCCGAGAAGATGGAGCAAGTGGCGTTCATTTACGATAAGGACTATAAGGAAGAAACCGAGAAAGTGAAAAAGCTAGTCGAAGGAGCTGCCTATTACCGCCCGAACTTCGACCAGGAGTTTGCCGATCAGTTGCTCAAACGCTTTAAACTGCCGCTTAACAAGCCGGTCAATAAACTGTCCAAAGGGATGCAATCGGCGATGAACGTCGTGATCGGCCTTGCCAGCCGCGCGCCACTGACCATTTTCGATGAAGCCTATCTCGGCATGGACGCACCGGCACGCGAAATTTTCTACAAGGAATTGCTGAATGATCAAGCGGAGCATCCGCGCACATTCATCCTCTCCACCCATCTGGTGTCGGAAATGGATTATTTATTCGACCATGTCGTCATTATCGACCAAGGCAAATTGTTATTGAACGAGCCCTATGAAACCGTGTCAGCACACGGCGCGTCCATCACGGGATCTGCCGAGCAAGTCGAGGCATTCACATCTGATATGAAACGCTTGAACGAACAGCAGTTGGGCGGGACCAAATCCGTCATGGTCTATGGCGAACTCGACGATGCCAAACGACAAGAAGCACGTGCGCTAGGGCTTGAAATCGGGCCGGTTTCACTTCAAGATTTGTTTATTCATTTAACCGAGGAGGCAATATAA
- a CDS encoding GntR family transcriptional regulator → MVNPSDSAKPLFLQIRELIEDQIVNDQLKEGDQAPSTNQLVNFYKINHATVSKGITQLVDEGILFKKRGIGMFVAEGAKKTLVQQRKKAFVDNYVTGLVQEAEKLGITEAEIIELIKSTKGRDA, encoded by the coding sequence ATGGTCAACCCATCCGATTCAGCGAAGCCTCTGTTTTTACAGATTCGCGAATTGATCGAAGACCAGATCGTCAACGATCAATTGAAAGAAGGCGACCAAGCTCCATCGACAAATCAATTGGTCAATTTTTACAAAATCAATCACGCAACCGTCTCCAAAGGCATCACCCAGCTCGTCGACGAAGGCATACTTTTTAAGAAACGAGGGATTGGCATGTTTGTAGCAGAAGGCGCAAAGAAAACTTTAGTCCAGCAGCGGAAAAAGGCATTTGTCGATAATTATGTCACTGGCCTGGTCCAGGAAGCGGAAAAACTCGGCATTACGGAAGCAGAAATCATCGAATTGATCAAATCCACGAAGGGGCGTGATGCATGA
- a CDS encoding DUF1643 domain-containing protein: MSLIPAEHLKQLFSVEAKFYHVEIEDEKILMRREARIRRNGVSTTRADAVIVMINPSNCAQAGETLKSPHDAEWISTKPNPTQYQLMNLMERQEWNLITLINLSDICEGNIGSFKIIENKFKRTGISHSLFQEDNVQERQALLASADHLIFAWGSSTVAKRLAAQFGLFQEGSPEKSYVHAKALLAVENGFPRHPKPATVADRIVWLDKMEALLQ; encoded by the coding sequence GTGTCACTGATTCCAGCTGAACACTTGAAGCAACTCTTTTCGGTTGAGGCAAAGTTTTATCATGTCGAAATAGAGGACGAAAAGATTCTCATGCGCCGTGAAGCACGCATCAGGCGAAACGGCGTTTCTACGACTCGAGCAGACGCAGTGATCGTCATGATCAACCCATCCAATTGCGCGCAAGCTGGCGAAACTTTAAAGAGCCCGCATGACGCGGAGTGGATCTCCACCAAACCGAATCCGACGCAATACCAGTTGATGAACTTGATGGAGCGGCAGGAATGGAATTTGATCACGCTCATCAATTTATCGGATATTTGCGAAGGGAATATCGGGAGCTTCAAAATCATTGAAAACAAGTTCAAGAGAACGGGTATCTCCCACTCGCTATTCCAAGAAGACAATGTGCAAGAGCGTCAAGCTTTACTGGCGTCTGCAGATCATCTCATTTTTGCCTGGGGCTCGTCGACTGTCGCCAAAAGGCTCGCTGCACAGTTCGGCTTGTTCCAAGAGGGCAGCCCAGAAAAGTCGTATGTACACGCGAAAGCATTGTTGGCAGTTGAAAATGGTTTCCCGCGTCACCCGAAACCCGCGACGGTTGCGGACCGGATCGTCTGGTTAGATAAGATGGAAGCCTTGCTTCAATAA
- a CDS encoding DinB family protein, with amino-acid sequence MDYRIKEQTGFSPRVGELVSMLNYTRAVTLADVEGLSTEELDYLADGHSNSIGALLMHMSAIEFVHQVIAFENRDLPERELEQWIVPLELGDKARSEIRNQPLDYYLDALNKVRDKMLSLLESVDDSWLYEEGEYYNGVVYNKYYLWFHVVEDETSHRGQIRILKRMLK; translated from the coding sequence ATGGACTACCGGATCAAAGAGCAAACAGGATTCTCACCCAGAGTCGGTGAACTTGTCTCGATGCTCAATTATACGCGCGCGGTTACATTGGCGGATGTGGAAGGTTTGTCGACCGAAGAGCTCGATTATTTGGCTGACGGACATTCGAATTCGATTGGGGCGCTATTGATGCACATGTCGGCGATTGAATTTGTCCACCAGGTCATTGCATTCGAAAATCGTGACTTGCCGGAGCGAGAACTGGAGCAATGGATTGTCCCGCTTGAACTGGGTGACAAAGCGAGAAGCGAAATCCGCAACCAGCCGCTTGATTATTACCTGGATGCATTAAACAAGGTCAGGGACAAGATGCTGTCGCTATTGGAAAGTGTCGACGATAGTTGGTTGTACGAAGAAGGAGAGTATTATAACGGAGTTGTCTACAATAAGTATTATCTCTGGTTTCATGTCGTGGAAGATGAAACAAGCCATCGTGGGCAGATCCGCATCCTTAAGCGAATGCTTAAATAA
- a CDS encoding IscS subfamily cysteine desulfurase — MMIYLDSAATAPMSKEAIDAYVETATNAFGNTQSLHDAGSLAADYLASCRKLWGQFLNVRQDGIYFTGNASEANQLAIRSLLKGRPGHCRSIVSTQLEHASVLSALHELEREGYEINYVPVDRFGLVDMEIYEQSVNEQTALVVMQLVNSEMGAVQPVEQCAQIARRFGVPLHSDIVQGFGKLPVDIGLWGVASAVCSAHKIGGPKGVGIAYLDPSIHWQSVYEGTTHQGGFRAGTIDVPGIVSATIAAKHAVAEQPESFEHARKLQEYLLEHLPDGVTATGDIKSKSPFIHGLVLPHVEGQWMMLACNRAQIAISTGTACKIGYGEAMSAMLAMGVESDAAKKFIRISFHRETSTQDIDRFLEVVEHSLVEFTPSL; from the coding sequence ATGATGATCTACCTGGATTCAGCGGCAACCGCCCCGATGAGTAAAGAAGCGATCGATGCTTATGTGGAAACGGCTACAAACGCATTCGGCAATACGCAAAGTTTGCATGATGCAGGATCTCTCGCAGCAGACTATCTCGCCTCGTGCCGGAAATTATGGGGACAGTTTCTCAACGTGCGGCAAGACGGCATATATTTCACCGGCAACGCATCAGAAGCGAACCAGCTCGCCATCCGCTCGTTATTGAAAGGGCGTCCTGGCCATTGCCGGTCGATCGTGTCGACGCAACTCGAACACGCTTCCGTGCTATCGGCGCTTCATGAACTCGAACGTGAAGGCTATGAGATTAACTACGTTCCGGTCGACCGGTTCGGGCTTGTCGACATGGAAATCTACGAACAATCGGTCAACGAACAAACGGCGCTCGTCGTCATGCAGCTCGTCAACTCCGAGATGGGCGCCGTGCAGCCGGTCGAACAATGCGCACAAATCGCCCGCCGCTTCGGCGTGCCGCTTCACTCGGATATCGTCCAGGGCTTCGGGAAGCTGCCGGTCGATATCGGCTTATGGGGCGTCGCTTCGGCTGTTTGTTCAGCACATAAAATCGGCGGCCCCAAAGGCGTTGGCATCGCCTACCTTGACCCATCGATCCACTGGCAATCGGTGTATGAAGGCACGACTCACCAAGGCGGTTTCCGTGCCGGTACAATCGACGTGCCGGGCATCGTCTCCGCGACCATCGCCGCAAAACACGCTGTCGCGGAACAGCCTGAAAGCTTTGAACACGCGCGCAAGCTTCAGGAATATTTGCTTGAACACTTGCCGGATGGCGTGACGGCGACAGGCGACATAAAGTCAAAATCCCCGTTCATTCACGGACTTGTTTTGCCTCATGTCGAAGGGCAATGGATGATGCTCGCCTGCAACCGCGCACAGATCGCCATCTCCACCGGCACCGCCTGCAAGATCGGCTATGGCGAAGCGATGTCCGCGATGCTTGCGATGGGAGTGGAAAGCGACGCCGCGAAAAAATTCATCCGCATTTCATTCCACCGGGAAACAAGCACCCAAGACATCGATCGATTCCTTGAGGTCGTTGAACATTCCTTAGTTGAATTCACTCCTTCCCTTTAA
- the nadC gene encoding carboxylating nicotinate-nucleotide diphosphorylase, whose product MNRLKAEQALKQFLLEDIGDRDVSSVLFDRTDTGEAIVRMKESGVVAGLECYKWGYRLLDESVQVELLKQDGERVEAGEAIVKITGPVASLLAGERVLLNLVQRMSAVATLTAKCVAALDSEHTRIVDTRKTTPGLRMFEKYAVRAGGGFNHRIGLYDAVMLKDNHIAAAGSIAEAVKKVRGSLGHMTMIEVEVETEQQLMEAIDAHPDTIMFDNQTPDIIRRWVQLVPETIRTEASGGIDLEKLARYRDTGVDVISIGALTHSVSNLDISMNLSISPKEVLA is encoded by the coding sequence ATGAATCGTTTGAAAGCAGAACAAGCATTAAAGCAATTTTTACTTGAAGACATCGGAGACCGCGACGTGTCCTCCGTGTTATTTGATCGAACGGATACAGGCGAAGCAATTGTCCGCATGAAAGAAAGCGGCGTCGTAGCCGGGCTTGAGTGCTACAAATGGGGCTATCGCCTGCTTGACGAGTCAGTGCAAGTGGAGTTATTGAAACAAGACGGCGAGCGGGTGGAGGCAGGCGAGGCAATCGTGAAAATCACGGGGCCTGTCGCATCGCTTCTTGCAGGCGAACGGGTGCTGTTGAATCTGGTCCAGCGCATGAGCGCGGTGGCAACATTGACCGCGAAATGTGTGGCAGCGCTCGATTCAGAGCACACGCGCATCGTCGATACCCGCAAAACGACGCCCGGACTGCGCATGTTCGAAAAATACGCGGTCCGTGCAGGCGGCGGTTTCAATCACCGGATTGGCCTATACGATGCCGTCATGCTGAAAGACAATCACATCGCGGCGGCCGGATCGATTGCGGAAGCAGTGAAAAAAGTACGCGGCTCGCTCGGCCATATGACGATGATCGAGGTGGAAGTCGAAACGGAACAGCAGTTGATGGAGGCGATTGATGCACATCCCGATACGATCATGTTCGACAACCAAACTCCAGATATCATTCGGCGCTGGGTACAGCTTGTTCCGGAGACAATCCGCACGGAAGCGTCCGGGGGCATCGACCTCGAGAAATTGGCACGTTACCGCGACACCGGTGTCGATGTCATTTCCATCGGCGCCTTGACCCATAGCGTGTCGAATCTCGACATCAGCATGAATCTATCCATATCCCCTAAGGAGGTACTTGCCTAA
- a CDS encoding NADP-dependent oxidoreductase, with protein sequence MTPNTYREIQLANRPEGTPTDSDFNFVEKNIPTIGTDELLLKTLYLSVDPYMRGRMKDQKSYVAPFELNKAITGGVLAEVIESNSDAFKQGDIVTGTLDWAQYNVADAKSVQKVDPSIAPITTRLGILGLTGLTAYFGLLDIGKPQQGETVVVSGAAGAVGSVVGQIAKLKGAHVVGIAGSQNKIDYLINELGFDEAVNYKDDNFKEAFKKAVPNGVDVYFDNVGGEVSDAVIFEINRNARVVLCGAISAYNNPEGDIGPRIQWKFITTSSMMKGFTLGDYAHDFKTGAKELGKWLQEGKLKYEETIVEGFEKTPEAFLGLFEGSNLGKQLVKVADPEFAKL encoded by the coding sequence ATGACACCAAACACATATAGAGAAATCCAATTGGCGAACCGCCCAGAAGGCACGCCCACTGACAGCGACTTTAATTTTGTCGAAAAAAATATCCCGACAATCGGTACGGATGAATTATTGCTGAAAACTTTATACCTTTCCGTTGACCCGTATATGCGCGGACGCATGAAAGACCAGAAATCCTATGTGGCACCGTTCGAATTGAACAAAGCCATTACCGGCGGCGTGCTGGCTGAAGTCATCGAGTCAAATTCCGATGCTTTCAAACAAGGCGATATCGTCACTGGCACATTGGATTGGGCACAGTATAATGTCGCGGATGCGAAATCAGTGCAGAAGGTTGATCCATCCATTGCACCGATCACGACTCGTCTCGGGATACTCGGCTTGACTGGCCTCACAGCCTACTTCGGCCTGCTCGATATCGGCAAGCCGCAACAAGGCGAAACGGTCGTTGTCTCAGGCGCAGCAGGAGCTGTCGGTTCAGTCGTCGGGCAGATCGCCAAACTGAAAGGCGCACACGTCGTCGGCATCGCCGGTTCACAGAATAAGATCGACTACCTGATCAACGAACTTGGATTCGACGAAGCCGTAAACTATAAAGACGATAACTTCAAAGAAGCATTCAAAAAAGCCGTCCCGAACGGCGTTGACGTCTATTTCGACAATGTCGGCGGCGAGGTATCGGACGCGGTCATTTTTGAAATCAACCGCAACGCACGCGTCGTCTTATGCGGTGCCATCTCGGCTTACAACAACCCAGAAGGGGATATCGGCCCGCGCATCCAGTGGAAATTCATCACGACGAGCTCGATGATGAAAGGCTTCACGCTCGGCGATTACGCGCATGATTTCAAAACCGGCGCAAAAGAGCTCGGCAAATGGCTACAAGAAGGGAAACTGAAATACGAGGAAACGATCGTAGAAGGCTTCGAGAAAACACCGGAAGCATTCCTTGGCTTGTTCGAAGGCAGCAACCTCGGCAAGCAATTGGTGAAAGTCGCTGACCCGGAGTTTGCTAAACTGTAA
- a CDS encoding iron-containing alcohol dehydrogenase: protein MSSKLTFMPISHTGWGALEQLTDEAERLNASNVLIVTDPFLEELGMTKKIVEPLEAKGWKTSIYTEVVPEPPLEVGEKLVAYTKENKFDLVIGLGGGSALDLAKLAGVLATHEGNVADYLNLTGERALVDKGIPRILIPTTSGTGSEVTNIAVLSLESSKDVVTHDYLLPDVAIVDPELTVSLPPKVTAATGIDALTHAVEAYVSKNANPVTDGLALQAIRLISGSIRTAVEDGENKEARTNMSYGSYLAGLAFFNAGVAGVHALAYPLGGQFHISHGESNAVLLPYVMGYIRPSCEKRMKDIVEAMGVNVTQLDDQQASYACVEELKKLVADVNIPVSLKGFDIGEDALDSLADDGIKQTRILARSPMPLEREDIYAIYHAAYSGEVAEKKMV, encoded by the coding sequence GTGTCGAGCAAACTTACATTCATGCCGATCAGCCATACCGGCTGGGGCGCATTGGAACAATTAACGGACGAAGCGGAACGGCTGAATGCGAGCAATGTCCTCATCGTCACCGACCCGTTTCTCGAAGAATTGGGGATGACGAAAAAAATCGTCGAACCGCTTGAAGCAAAAGGGTGGAAAACAAGCATCTATACAGAAGTCGTGCCGGAGCCGCCGCTTGAAGTCGGGGAAAAACTGGTCGCCTATACGAAGGAAAATAAATTTGATTTGGTCATCGGACTTGGTGGCGGAAGCGCACTCGACCTTGCGAAATTAGCAGGCGTCCTCGCGACGCATGAAGGAAATGTGGCTGACTACTTGAATCTGACGGGTGAACGGGCGCTAGTCGATAAAGGCATCCCAAGAATTTTAATTCCGACGACTTCCGGAACGGGTTCCGAAGTGACCAATATTGCTGTATTGTCGCTGGAATCCTCAAAAGACGTAGTCACTCATGATTATTTATTGCCGGACGTGGCGATTGTCGACCCAGAATTGACGGTTTCCTTGCCGCCGAAAGTGACGGCTGCGACAGGTATCGACGCGTTGACGCATGCAGTGGAGGCGTATGTGTCGAAGAACGCCAATCCGGTGACAGACGGCCTGGCGTTGCAGGCCATCCGCTTGATCAGCGGGTCGATACGCACAGCAGTAGAAGACGGGGAAAACAAAGAAGCGCGCACGAATATGAGCTACGGCAGTTATTTGGCAGGATTGGCCTTCTTCAATGCCGGCGTTGCCGGTGTGCACGCCTTGGCGTATCCGCTTGGCGGCCAGTTCCATATCTCGCACGGTGAATCCAATGCCGTCTTGCTTCCGTATGTCATGGGCTATATCCGCCCGAGCTGTGAGAAGAGAATGAAGGACATCGTCGAGGCGATGGGCGTCAACGTCACGCAATTGGATGACCAACAAGCTTCCTATGCATGCGTCGAGGAGTTGAAAAAACTCGTCGCCGACGTGAATATTCCCGTGTCGCTGAAAGGCTTCGACATTGGGGAAGACGCCTTGGACAGTTTGGCAGACGACGGCATCAAGCAAACAAGAATCTTGGCGAGAAGCCCGATGCCGCTTGAGAGAGAAGATATTTACGCAATCTACCATGCCGCCTATTCAGGAGAAGTCGCTGAAAAGAAGATGGTGTGA
- the nadA gene encoding quinolinate synthase NadA — MASLLEELQMADAMPKSYLTASTEELHERAKLARVALGDRLYILGHHYQKDEVIKYADVTGDSLQLSQIAGRQTADYILFCGVHFMAETADILTEPHQAVILPDMRAGCSMADMANIDQTERAWAELQELFGDTIIPLTYVNSTAAIKAFVGRNGGATVTSSNAQEMVEWALSQKQRMLFLPDQHLGRNTAVKLGIPLEHMAVWDPIKQKLERACAIEDVQVILWKGHCSVHMNFLPKHVDNLREKEPDRNILVHPECTYEVVSASDFAGSTKYIIDMIEASEPGSKWAIGTEMNLVNRLIQDFPDRDIVSLNPYMCPCLTMNRIDLPHFTWILEELVEGRVLNRIQVDEQTAVEAKMALEKML, encoded by the coding sequence ATGGCTTCATTGCTCGAAGAACTGCAAATGGCGGATGCCATGCCAAAAAGTTATTTAACAGCGTCCACGGAAGAATTGCATGAGCGCGCGAAACTTGCACGGGTAGCGCTCGGCGACCGGTTATACATTCTGGGCCATCATTACCAGAAAGACGAAGTGATCAAATATGCCGATGTGACCGGCGACTCGCTACAATTGTCGCAAATCGCAGGGAGGCAGACGGCGGACTACATCTTGTTCTGCGGCGTCCATTTCATGGCGGAGACCGCGGATATCCTGACCGAACCGCATCAAGCGGTCATCTTGCCGGATATGCGTGCGGGCTGTTCGATGGCGGATATGGCCAATATCGACCAAACCGAACGCGCCTGGGCAGAGCTGCAGGAACTTTTCGGCGACACGATCATCCCGCTCACTTACGTCAATTCGACAGCGGCCATCAAGGCGTTTGTCGGCCGCAACGGGGGGGCGACGGTGACTTCCTCGAACGCACAGGAAATGGTCGAATGGGCATTATCCCAAAAGCAGCGCATGCTGTTTTTGCCAGACCAGCATCTCGGGCGCAATACCGCCGTAAAGCTCGGCATCCCGCTCGAGCACATGGCGGTTTGGGACCCGATCAAGCAAAAGCTTGAACGTGCTTGTGCGATAGAAGACGTGCAAGTGATTCTCTGGAAAGGGCATTGCTCAGTACATATGAACTTCCTGCCGAAACACGTCGACAATTTGCGCGAAAAAGAACCGGACCGCAATATCCTTGTACATCCCGAATGCACCTATGAAGTCGTCAGCGCCTCCGATTTCGCCGGCTCGACGAAATACATCATCGATATGATCGAAGCGTCCGAACCCGGCTCGAAATGGGCGATCGGCACGGAGATGAATCTCGTCAACCGGCTCATCCAGGATTTCCCGGACCGCGACATCGTTTCCTTGAATCCGTATATGTGCCCGTGCTTGACGATGAACCGGATCGACTTGCCGCATTTCACGTGGATCTTGGAAGAACTGGTGGAAGGGCGTGTCCTCAACCGCATCCAAGTGGATGAACAAACGGCAGTTGAAGCAAAGATGGCTCTGGAGAAAATGTTGTGA